The Erythrolamprus reginae isolate rEryReg1 chromosome 5, rEryReg1.hap1, whole genome shotgun sequence genome window below encodes:
- the MFSD13A gene encoding transmembrane protein 180 — MGLKPLSCLFSFPVGVVYGSLSLFISILHNVFLLYYVDTFVSIYKIDKLSFWIGETVFLIWNSLNDPLFGWLSDRAFLSTQQSGIAISTPEVVSKRLKALRHNGPLFAVSFLAFWIAWANPGLQFLICLCLYDSFLTMVDLNQNALLADLAVSAKDRTDLNFYSSLFSAVGSLSVFMSYAVWNKEDFFSFRVFCVALAFCSALGFTLATWLLRQWLQTDGHVKWDENEALKELYVDNPSRNQDKRITLAEYLKQLSRHQNFLWFVSMNLMQVFHCHFNSNFFPLFLEHLLSDRISLSMGSFLLGVSYVAPHLNNLYFLSLCRRWGVYAVVRWLFFLKLLLSVIMLLAGPDWIYLLCFFIASNRVFTEGTCKLLNLVVSDLVDEDLVLNRRQQAASALLFGMVALVTKPGQTFAPLVGTWLLSAYTGYDIFQRDPLSSIVSAQPRLASSASWKPTLRQGCFYLLVFVPMTCALLQLLTWSQFSLHGRRLQTVKSQRQAFTESHSREIKTI, encoded by the exons ATGGGTTTGAAGCCTTTATCTTGCCTGTTCAGCTTCCCAGTTGGAGTAGTTTATGGATCCTTGTCTCTCTTTATTTCAATTTTGCATAATGTGTTTCTTCTCTACTATGTGGACACCTTTGtttctatatataaaattgataaACTTTCCTTTTGGATTGGGGAG ACTGTTTTCCTGATCTGGAACAGCCTCAACGATCCCCTGTTTGGTTGGTTGAGTGACAGAGCTTTTCTTAGCACCCAGCA gtCTGGAATAGCAATCTCCACTCCAGAAGTTGTTTCAAAGAGACTCAAAGCTCTAAGACACAATGGTCCGTTATTTGCTGTGTCGTTTCTGGCTTTTTGGATTGCCTGGGCCAACCCAGGCTTACAATTCCTTATCTGTCTCTGCCTATATGACAGCTTCCTTACTATGGTGGATCTAAACCAAAATGCTTTGCTTGCTGATCTCGCTGTGTCTGCAAAGGATAGGACTGACCTCAACTTCTACTCTTCACTCTTCAGTGCCGTTGGCTCCCTCTCCGTTTTTATGTCCTATGCTGTGTGGAACAAAGAGGACTTCTTCTCCTTCAGGGTGTTCTGTGTGGCTTTGGCTTTTTGCTCAGCACTTGGGTTTACCTTGGCCACATGGCTACTGAGGCAGTGGCTTCAGACAGATGGACATGTGAAATGGGACGAAAACGAAGCATTGAAAGA ATTATACGTTGATAATCCTTCTAGAAATCAAGATAAAAGAATCACATTGGCTGAGTACCTCAAACAACTTTCCAGACATCAAAATTTTCTATGGTTTGTCTCCATGAATTTAATGCAG GTTTTTCATTGCCACTTTAACAGCAACTTTTTCCCTCTGTTCCTGGAGCATTTGCTATCGGATCGCATCTCCCTTTCAATGGGATCATTTCTTCTAG GTGTTTCCTACGTGGCTCCCCACCTCAACAACCtctacttcctctctctctgccGGAGGTGGGGTGTATATGCTGTGGTGCGATGGCTTTTCTTCCTGAAACTATTGCTTAGTGTAATAATGCTCCTTGCTGGACCAGATTGGATTTACCTGCTCTGTTTCTTCATAGCCAG TAACCGTGTGTTTACTGAAGGGACTTGCAAATTGCTGAACCTGGTAGTGTCTGACTTGGTGGACGAAGACTTGGTGCTAAATCGGAGGCAGCAGGCAGCCTCAGCCCTCTTATTTGGCATGGTGGCCTTGGTAACCAAGCCAGGCCAAACCTTTGCCCCTTTGGTTGGCACCTGGCTACTTTCTGCTTACACTG GTTATGACATTTTTCAACGGGATCCCTTGAGCAGTATAGTGAGTGCCCAGCCAAGGTTGGCTTCCAGTGCATCCTGGAAACCTACACTACGTCAGGGCTGCTTCTACCTCCTCGTCTTTGTCCCCATGACCTGTGCTTTATTACAGCTTCTCACCTGGTCACAATTCAGCTTGCACGGCAGACGCCTTCAGACAGTGAAATCGCAACGTCAAGCTTTTACAGAGTCTCACTCTCGGGAAATCAAGACTATTTAA